In Legionella cincinnatiensis, the DNA window GTTATGCCGTAAATCAATTGCTGCACGAAATGACAAACAAGCTAATTTTCTTGATGCAATTGATCGTTTTGCAGTAACTTTTGCAGTTGGCCCTGCAGGCACTGGAAAAACTTACTTAGCGGTTTCTAAAGCGATACAATGTTTTGAAAAAGGTGAGGTACATCGGTTGATTTTTGTAAGACCCGCAGTAGAAGCTGGTGAAAAGTTAGGTTTTCTACCAGGAGATTTAGTGGAAAAAGTGCTTCCTTATTTAAGACCTATTTATGATGCCTTATATGAAATGATTGGTTTTAAAGAAACCCAAAAATTAATTCAAACCGATACTATTGAGGTTTTACCTTTAGCATTCATGCGTGGACGTACTCTTAACGAATCATTTATTATTCTTGATGAAGCCCAAAATACTACCATCATGCAAATGAAAATGTTTTTAACTCGCATAGGTTTTGGTTCAAAAGCAGTCATAACCGGGGATATGACCCAAGTAGATTTACCCAAAGGTATTGATTCTGGGCTTGCTCATGCAGTAGGATTATTCAAAAAAATACCTGAAATCAGTATTCATACTTTCACGAGTCGGGAGGTTGTCCGACATCCGTTAGTCTCTAAAATTGTTGATTGCTATGACCATGCATCAGCCGGAAAAACTAAATGAATTATTACATCGATATACAAAATGCAACTGCTGAATCTCTTCCTATCAATGAAGACCAATTAACCCACTGGGCCTTACTCACTTTGAGAGATTACAAAAAAGAAACAGAGCTCACGATTCGACTAGTTACCCCAGAAGAAATGACCCAGTTAAATCATACATACAGAAAACAAAATAAAACGACTAATGTATTAGCATTTCCCTGTACCTTACCTCCAGAGGTACAATTAGAATATTCTCTTTTAGGGGATGTTATTATTTGTCCACAGGTATTATCTGAGGAGAGTAAGCAACTTAATAAAACTTTAGAATCACATTGGGCTTTAATCGTAATTCATGGAATACTGCATTTATTAGGCTATGATCATATTAAGGATGATGATGCAGCCATTATGCAATCTATTGAAATTAAATTGTTAACTGAGCTTGGCTTTGCTAATCCTTATGACGCAGAGGGTAATCAACTTGAATAAAGAGGAAGACAGTAGTTCGTGGTTTTCTCGGTTTAAACAGTTTTTACAGGGTGAACCACAGAATCAAGAAGAACTGGTTAGTTTATTAAGGGATGCGCATATTCGTTCTCTTATTAGTTCTGAAACATTGGCAATGATAGAAGGCGCT includes these proteins:
- the ybeY gene encoding rRNA maturation RNase YbeY, producing MNYYIDIQNATAESLPINEDQLTHWALLTLRDYKKETELTIRLVTPEEMTQLNHTYRKQNKTTNVLAFPCTLPPEVQLEYSLLGDVIICPQVLSEESKQLNKTLESHWALIVIHGILHLLGYDHIKDDDAAIMQSIEIKLLTELGFANPYDAEGNQLE
- a CDS encoding PhoH family protein — its product is MIHNVHHVKLCRKSIAARNDKQANFLDAIDRFAVTFAVGPAGTGKTYLAVSKAIQCFEKGEVHRLIFVRPAVEAGEKLGFLPGDLVEKVLPYLRPIYDALYEMIGFKETQKLIQTDTIEVLPLAFMRGRTLNESFIILDEAQNTTIMQMKMFLTRIGFGSKAVITGDMTQVDLPKGIDSGLAHAVGLFKKIPEISIHTFTSREVVRHPLVSKIVDCYDHASAGKTK